The Actinomycetota bacterium genome includes the window GGGTGGTCCTGGCCTTCTGGATCGTGGTGTTCGCGGTCGCCGGGCCCCTGGCCGGCAAGCTGAACAGCGCCCAGCAGAACGACTCGTCGGCCTGGCTGCCCAACAACGCCGAGTCCACCCAGGTCGTCGAGCTGGCCAAGCGGTTCACGCCCAGCGACATCTTCCCGGCCCTGGTGGTGTACGAACGCCCCGACGGCGCCGTCACCCCGGCCGACCAGGCCAAGGTCGCCGCCGACGTCAAGGCGTTCGCCGGCGTCCAGGACGTGACCGGCGAGATCATCGGGCCGATCCCGTCCCAGGACGGCCGGGCGTTGCAGG containing:
- a CDS encoding MMPL family transporter, producing the protein MSGTGRIAALLCGRWTKWVVLAFWIVVFAVAGPLAGKLNSAQQNDSSAWLPNNAESTQVVELAKRFTPSDIFPALVVYERPDGAVTPADQAKVAADVKAFAGVQDVTGEIIGPIPSQDGRALQVVVPIKISEEGNGWEELTPRIEELRSISQADTGGLGAYVTGPA